In the genome of Acanthopagrus latus isolate v.2019 chromosome 4, fAcaLat1.1, whole genome shotgun sequence, the window cagtgacagtACAGCAGTACCtcagcagtactgcagtaccTCAGCAGTAGTACCtcagcagtactgcagtacctcagcagtactgcagtaccTCAGCAGTAGTACCtcagcagtactgcagtacttcAGCAGTACAGCAGTACCtcagcagtactgcagtacttcagcagtactgcagtaccTCAGCAGTAGTACCtcagcagtactgcagtactgtgcTGTGTTCTCTCGGTGTGTAACTTGCgttcagcgtgtgtgtgtgtgtgtgtgtgtgtgtgtgagtgcaggaCAGTCAGTAAACAACAGACCTCAGTGGGGTGTGTTCCTGCACGGCTGAGCTCAACCAATCAGCTTCAAGCTCCTCCCCACGTGGTGCTCTTGTTTACTACGAGGCTGGAGAGCCACCGCGGGGGCTGCTGGGAAAACCCGGAGCGGATCGGCTGCTCAGAGCTCAACATGCAGATCCGGTGTGGTGCTGATTTACTCAGATCAGCAGATTACTGTTGTGTTTGAGCAACTCTCAGTCTGATTCACTCACTCTGGAAACAAACGTGACACACAGACTTCACccaggtgcattgtgggaaatgtaggatcgAGTGTTCATGAAGGTTTGTGAGAGTTTACttactgtgacagcagcagtctggatgtgtctgctccacctgctgcagctgcatcaggtCACTCTGCTGACATCCATCAGCTGATCAAAACAGATTATGAATCtaatattgttttctgtttgtagtTTCAGACTTCATGTTGATTTAACGTGttgttgattgttttgttcCATCTGACAGACTCGACTGTTAAAGATCCAGTTAAAGAAcaaatgaagaataaaagaCTGACTCATGTTTCACATCAGCTCAGAAACACGTCGCCACGtcttcatgttgatgtttgttcaaactttatttaacattcATCTACGTTTCTCACCTGTTGTTGACTCACAACATTTAAAGTCTCACAGTGAattaaaagacagacacactctTGTGATTCTGCTGCTCATCATGAAGAACTGAAGCGTCACTGACTCTCTGTGCTGATGTCAGGTTGAAACACGCTCCGCTCCAGATGTTCTGGTGTGATCCGGTCCGTGTGTTGTGTgaacctcctccctccctgatGGTGTTCAAActggctgcagcctgcagcagctcacacacactcacacacactcacacacacactctcagctcCCATTGAACGGTGGACAGTCcaggtgttgtgttgttgttgtgttggagCTCCAGGCAGCAGGTAGGTGACCACCgctcctgtttcctcctgtcatcACACTGTGAATGTCTCTGCTGCTTCCAGCTCTGAGCgaacagagagctgctgctcaaCTTCACAAAGACAATGAGCTGACTTTACTTCAGCTCGGTGctccttcagtgtgttcaggCTGCTGATCAACATCATTGATTGTGGATGAGTCAGTATCAGTCATGTCTGTTGTCAGAACTTTGCCTCGTGCTCTGTCCTGTAACCTGAGTCTTGTTGTTCAGACTTGAACACAGTGAAGAGTTTCTGAACTGAAAAGTGACTTTCTGGCGTCACGCTGTCGCTCGCAGTTCAtggtcagagctcagagacgaTTCAGTTTCatacaactgctgctgctggagttgtttttgtgctcatTGAGGACTCTTATTGTGGAGGGTGTGAACGCTGCACTGAAGGAATCTGATTGGTCCagagctcagagcagcagccaggcagaggggtgtgtgtgtacagtgttgtgttatgtCGTGTTGCTTTGTATTTATGTGTTAGATCTGAGTGTGACTCTTGATGCATTCAGAGATATTTAGacgtgtttgtgtcctcagtttGAGTTTGTCTGATCTTGATGTTCAGCTGTGAACAGATCTGCTGTGAGAGAGCTCAGCAACAtccagcagctttaacatgaacacagaaaattaactggaaaatattttttaaaaaacgtcaGATGTTTGTTGTTCCATCGGAGGATTTGATGCTTTACTTTGAAAACCAGcctcagcagcttcatgttAGCGTGTAGGTTTGTTCACAGCACAGACGTGTTGAGACTTTACAgttcttcaggttcagttttcagttttatcagattactttgggtacaaaaacacttggtcagtgtttggaaaagatcatgtttagTCTTTGGTCATCTTGACCTGCTACGCTGGGTGGCAGCTgactcctccagcagctcctccacctcctgatgtggaGGTCAGGTCATGAACATGTTCCAGGGCGCTACAGATACATGAACTGTACATTCCATCCTGCCGACTCATAGTAAACTTTATATCTttgattttggactgttggttggagaAAACGGGTACACATGGagattttctgtcattttaatcaATATGACTGAACCAGTAATGAAACAAGAGTTACAGCTCCACCTGAAGCTGGACtgagatcagcagcagctccaacatCTGCTGGAATCTGTGTGCTGATACTGTACCTGTCTCTGCTTACTCTGAGTCACTGATTAACAGGAAACCTTAACGAGCGGGGGCGGGGTCTTCGTGTTTTATCACGTTGCCACGGTGACACAGTTTAAGTCCTGAAGGTGatgtaatcatcatcatcagtgtcagcatgataaagaaacatttaccAACAGTTGGTGCCATCTGTTCATGTTAATCCTCTGTCAGTTAGTTactggtaacacacacacacacacacacacacacacacgcatgcacacacacacacacacacacacacacacacacagcagcctgacTGTAAATGACACTTCAGCCTCTGAGTCACTGTGATCTCACTCAGATCAGTTTCCCAGCAGCCCCGGCTCTGATGCTGAGGGCTCCTGCGTATGTGAGTACAGgagtatttatttacttttgtgGCTCTGCTGGAAGTTACATGTAAACTGTTAAGTTGCCTCCTGTGGCTTCAGCAtgttgcatcgtgggtaatgtaggcatcaggtTTGATCTGGCATTGCACTGCtgtcagtttaaaaagaaatgatgaaaatcaataaagtaGAATTAAAAATATCACCTTTTATATTCCACacgttcttcttctttttcatcagctgccgcctacattacccacaatgcaacttgagccactgagtgacatgacTGGAGACATATAAAACTTTGAGGGTTCATGAAGTGAAGCACAtttgtcctccagctgcagtcagcagccAACATGGAGGTCagctccggatcactgctgcagtcaggctgatcgACAGCAGTGAAGAGAAATCCACATTTTAATCCCAGAAGTTGGAAActaatctctgagctctgctcccgtcggatcagaacagaacctcCAGGAGCTGAACTggactgactgttttctgtttgtgtggttcCAGGCAGACAGACATGTTACCAAAGACACGTCTGGGGAAGCGTTCTCCTCTCGGGGCGCTGGTGAGCTCCACCTGCCCGGCAGCAGGCCAGGTGACGGGTGACACCGGCGTCACCatggaaacagcagcaggacatcTGACAGCCAGCAGAGTCAAAGGTCACCCCGGGCTGAAGGTGAGATCGTCTCATCATCACTTATTTTAGAGTCTGAACAGAAATTCCCGgtgttgtgtttcagttctGGAGAGCAGTGAGAGAAACCCCCTGCTGTGTCTCAGCCAATCACTGTCCCCTCCCTCAGGTGTACTTTCAgtgtggaggagcaggtgaagCTTCAGGTGTGATCGATCAGCCTGACCTCATGCAGAGTGACGCTTCTGTCTGGCCttcatctcatctctcctcctgcagcagatctgtctcctcctgcatcGACGTCCCCAGAAGGTCagatttcctctctgtctctctgtctctttgtctctgtctctctgtctctttgcctctgtgtctgtctctctgtgtctctgtgtctctgtgtctctctgtctctctgtgtctctctgtctctctgtgtctctctgtgtctctgtgtctctctgtgtctctgtgtctgtctgtgtctctctgtgtctctctgtgtctctgtgtctctctgtgtctctgtgtctctctgtgtctctgtgtctctgtgtctgtctgtgtctctctgtgtctctgtgtctctctgtgtctctgtgtctctctgtctctctgtgtctctgtgtctgtctgtgtctctctgtgtctctgtgtctctctgtgtctctctgtgtctctgtgtctcagaCTTTACATTCAGTATCTCTGCGTGACGTCCAGTACACAAACTGTGTGTCTTGTCGTCCTGCAGTCAGAGGAGTCCACACGAGGTGGACATGGACGAGCTGATGGCAGCGATGGTTCTCAGCAGTTTGTCCTGCAGCCCTCTGCTGCACAGCCCCGCCCACCAGGACACCACAGGTACAACAATACACGAcgacaacaataataatacacaacaacattacacaaaaataataataattaacaacaacaacaacacaaaactacagtagataacaacaatgacaaacaacaaaaacaaactatctGGAAAACACTCCAtgtttcagctcctctgatggACTGTGGCGGTGGCGAGCTCTGTGGCGGCGGCGAGCTCTCTGACGGCGGCAGCAGCGGTTACTGGAGCATCGGCCACGGCAACGGCAGCCCGGCTCCCTCTCCACCAATCGCGGATGCCACTGTCAGCCCGACCACGCCCTCTGATGAAGGGCTGGACATGGAGCTGGAGCAGGTGCTGTTCGATGAGCCGGCGCCGCGGAGACGAAGGGTGAGGcggtttttgttttgatcacaggaaaataaatgaacgTGGCGCAGAGAGCTGACGGTGTTTCCTCCTGCAGAACTCGGTGAAGGCGGCGTACAGGTGTCTGTGGCCGAGCTGCGGGAAGGTCCTGACGTCAGTGGTGGGAATCAAACGTCACATCCGGACAACACACCTGTGGTAAGACTCACCTGACACACTGAGTCTGTCCTTCAGGTGTTTATATGGAAGATTAATTCTGACAAttcaatacaaataaatgttgaataatTGAAGGATAAGCACAAAGTAAATGTGATGTAACGATAAATGTAATCCTAATCACAGGATCTAATATTTATCTTCATGATAAAGTCTAACacctgtgacctttgacctctcacAGCCGCGGCGGAGAACACGAGCGTTGTTCTCGCAGCGAGGAGGATTTCTACTACACTGAGATCAGCCAatgggaggagcagcagcagtctcctccccttcctctcctctgcagccccgcccccacctcccccacctcctcctccccctcctcacctcccagccctcctcctccctcccctccctccccaccgtCTTCCCCGTCTCCAACCTGCAGCGCTCTGAGTCgctccgccccctcctcctcaggcGCCTCTTGGCAGGTCCAATCAGAGCACTCCTACCAGGTAGGGCGGGGCTTATCAACAgcgaatgtgtttctgaatgtaaacacatgacacacagacaacatttttattttgggtattaaatattatcattatcattaaccATTTAATATTCtaattaatattataataatatgatCATTATAAATGTGGCtaatattttgtattgttttaggCTCCACCCCCCAGTCatgtgacatcagcagcagcaccgttGAACACACCCACCTGTCGTCCGATGGCTCCGCCCACCAGCTGCCTCAGACAGGTAAATCCTTACAGAGATTTTAATCAGTATTCTCTTATCTCTGAGGCTGTTTGAGCTCCCAGCCTGGTGCAGAGTAACTAAAGTCCAAACTACACTGGAGCACACGGGTCAGAAATACTGACACTGATGTCATGACACACATTTAGACTCCAGTTAAACAGTCTAATTATGAATCGTGTCTAGTTTAATTTGGGcccgcccccctcctccagcctgcCCTGTGGTCCTGATTGGGCAACATGATTAAACAGGATGtgagtctttgtgttgtttgactCTGATGAAGACGCACATGGAGTCCAGACTCTGGACGGgccagcagctcagtgtgacACCTGAGGCAGAACTCAGGTGTATTTTTATATGTTACACCTCTACTCTACTACactttacatatttttacagctgcagttatttttaaaatttaactTCAACattgaaaaacataatttaacatatgtgtgtgtgactttctcctccaaacTTCTCACAAGGTTTAATTTCAAGAAGTTCAGATTAGAGTAAACCAGAGTCCTCACAGTCTGTCCTCCAGGAGATGTTCAGGTACTTGTGtacaaacagactctggtgacagtagaagttctgatccatcttgtttcctccagtacagtaacagagttcaggctctgacatggactcagagtatcagagtaaaaagtctccctctgaaggacatttgtgctcaaagctaactgaagctcacgtcatattaatagaattcaaagactattaaagttaaaggtagaatcagtaggatttgtcccagctgttcctgaacgcaccacaaagacagtctTCACCTGGGCAGCTCCAACAGTATGAagctgaactgtccctttaacctCAGCGGTGACGTGTGGACCGACACTCTGAtgttgtttcactgttgttCTGCACTGAGAACAAACTGTTTGCAACTTTCCAGCAGAATTTCAGGTTAAATTTTAGgtgttttacttttcactgTTCATCCCCTGAAAGCcgtctgcagctcctgcagacaaACGCACACTTCTCTaaatcacttctgttttctctccttctggATCCTGTACAGCAGCCTATTGTTGATTTCCTGCAGCAGCCGGAGCAGCCTGTTAAAACTGGTTTTATACTGGAGGGGGgggtgagcagtgtgtgtgtgtgtgtgtgtgtgtgtgctcttgctCCTCCCTGATGGTTTTCATTCAGCAGGAAAATCCCCTCTTGGATGGTTTGTGGTCACGTTTTCCATCACTCTGCCTCAGTGCAGTGCTGCCACCTGCAGGCTGGTGGAGGCAGTGCAGGATGTTTTTACAGCAGAGTGGAGAAACACAAAGGAGCGACAGCAGAGACTGACTCCAGATCAGTCATCAGAAGCTTTTCTGTAAACAAGCTCCTGAAATCAACATCAGTGATGAGATCAGTgatgacagaagagaaaagaaactgaaataaacactcactcttcctcttcttctcctcttcctcagggtTTGGCGTTTCGGGTGCGTTCGGTCAGCGTAGGCGAGCAGTGGCTGCAGCATCAGAGCGTCTCCTGCAGGTTAGTGGTTTATGGAACATTTAGAAAAGTTTGATAATCAatgatttagaaaataaatatgacttAAACGTGCAATGTTCCTGACATTTGAAGGAGCACTGTGGAGAAGAcaatcaaacacagaatttaaatatttaaatatcgTTTAgataattaataatattattgaggtgaaaatacaaactcattatacatttatattttttaagtcCTTCTGTTTCTGCCAGTTTTTGCTTCCGTAGATTTTATATGTACAGGATGACTAAAAGTGACAGTTTGTTCTCAAGCCTGGATTCATTTCTGCCTGGAAACCATGTCTGAATAGGCAGTGCACcgtagagcgcatacctccgccaaggtcACTGatgcttctgtgtgtctgtcaggagGATTCGAGGTGAAGCCAAAAAATGCCGGAAGGTGTACGGCATCGAGCACCGAGACCAGTGGTGCACGGCCTGCCGCTGGAAGAAAGCCTGCCAACGCTTCCTGGACTGAAGGAGGAAGAGCGAgcggaagaggaggagaggaggaggactgaggcAGGCTGAGGCCTTCAGCTCACCTGCTGGATGTTTTATATTCTCTGACAGCAgaaatatgtgttgttttatactctttctacattttctatacatgtcttttttatttggaATGTATTTGTAGAAGGTGTTTGTAGACGTCCTGTCAGTTTGAGGCAGCTACgatgtgacctttgacctttgaggCAGCTGAGCGAGTCCGTGTCAGGACCTGTACGTTACAAATGGACCCAGTAACCGTGGCAACACTCGGCTCAGAGCTGATGCTGCTCTGATGAATGTTCAGGCTCAGCTGGGTGACACTGGGCTCAATCTTTCTCATGAAGCTGGTTCAGGTTCAGATGCTGCCGCCTCACATCACATTTATGGAGTCACCACTTCTACGGGATCCCAGCAAGGCCAAAAATACTTAACTCCCAtgtaaaggaacagttcgcccAAAACTGTAAACCAGTCATCCtgtcctgaagcagctggagatttgatttaaaacagagaaacaaacatcagatgtctcacAGTCTGAACGAGAGCAGCGTGAACGAACAGGAAGCTGACGGCCTCTCAGGGCTGCGCTGAACGACGTGAGGCAGCTTCGTGATTTAAACtcaacatgtaaataaaaagcttCCCTCCGGACCGGACAGGAAGACGCACAGGTGTTCTCACTGAGCTCAGAGGGAGCTAACGCTAACACTAGCGCTCTGATGACTCACAGCAGGATCGAGTCGTGGAAATCGCTGCTCGCGGTGCTAAAAGAGGTCAGACTCAGAGTActgaggactgaaactgccaaacTCAAGCATCTGTCAGTTAATCAATAAATGGCTCAATTCATAATATGcaccaaatattaaattaaaaataaattcaggcattcatttataaaatgtattaaattgaTACTTATCTATTAATCTGCTCAGTCTGCCCATTTAACATCAAAACTTTTAATTGATGTATtcacttttatatttatttcattacggatttatttctgtattatttgcTTTGAATTTTACAAAATAGttcataaataaatgcagaaagaaatattaatgaatATAAATTAAAGTACTAAAACAGATGGGAACATCAGTAAATATGGGAAATAACACAAAGtaggcaaacagaaaaaaatcactttgtcacattttataaat includes:
- the LOC119018661 gene encoding zinc finger protein 395-like, whose amino-acid sequence is MLPKTRLGKRSPLGALVSSTCPAAGQVTGDTGVTMETAAGHLTASRVKGHPGLKVYFQCGGAGEASGVIDQPDLMQSDASVWPSSHLSSCSRSVSSCIDVPRSQRSPHEVDMDELMAAMVLSSLSCSPLLHSPAHQDTTAPLMDCGGGELCGGGELSDGGSSGYWSIGHGNGSPAPSPPIADATVSPTTPSDEGLDMELEQVLFDEPAPRRRRNSVKAAYRCLWPSCGKVLTSVVGIKRHIRTTHLCRGGEHERCSRSEEDFYYTEISQWEEQQQSPPLPLLCSPAPTSPTSSSPSSPPSPPPPSPPSPPSSPSPTCSALSRSAPSSSGASWQVQSEHSYQAPPPSHVTSAAAPLNTPTCRPMAPPTSCLRQGLAFRVRSVSVGEQWLQHQSVSCRRIRGEAKKCRKVYGIEHRDQWCTACRWKKACQRFLD